The genomic window CCGTTTGggttaattttgtgtgtgttccctCCTGGGTCGATGGCTTCTCGTTTCGTTCAGTTTGCTTTGGTTTTGATTACTTTAGGACACtcccttgctatttttttggCGGTGCTATTTTCCGTTTACAATACGCCTCTTTGGGTGCTCTTTTTTTCGGTCACGAACATCCCTACATATAAATTGCGGGGAGCGCAACGTAAATGGGGAACTAGTGAATTTGTAGCAAGAATCTCTGATCAGCAAGGGAGAAGGTCCATTCGTTTTGCTTGCTCTCCTTTTCCAATTGCACCCTGATCTGCAATGAGTCAGATGTGGATTTGCACCCGCATATGTGGGGCAtcgagggacgcaggtggcgctgtgggttaaaccacagagcctagggcttgctgatcagaaggtcggcggttcaaatccccgtgccggggtaagctcccgttgctcagtcccagctcctgccaacctagcagtttgaaagcacatcaaagtgcaagtagataaataggtaccactccggcaggaaggtaaatggcgtttccatgcactgctctggttcgccagaagcaacttagtcatgccggccacatgacccggaagctgtacaccagctccctcggcctgtaaagcgagatgagcgccgcaaccccagagtcggacacgactggacctaatggtcaggggtccctttacctttacctatgtgggGCATCttagttttgaaatatttttactCTGCCCTCCAGTGAAAAAGGGTTGCATCAGGTCGATAATCTGGAACTCTGGAGAGAACAGTAATGCAACGTGTATTGCTTGCTTCAAAATGCGGCGAGCTAGCCCTGTTGTGTTGGGGGACCCGTCTGCTCATTCTGCCAAGTGGAGCTGCGGACCTCTCTGCCCTAAAAGCACCACTGCCTAAATGTGACAGCACAAAAAGAAGGGATGaggtggggaaaggaaaacaagacaCATTTTGGGAGGCAGGGTTTATCAAAGAATCCAGCAGGAAGAGAGTGCTCAGAACTCCTGACTGCATTTCCTTGCTATTACAGTCCAGAAGAAAAGCTTTTAAGTATTTCCCACCTTCAGTAAAAAcacatctttctaaaaaaataatctcTTTCCCGCCTCCTCTTCTGACATGTGTTTAAAATTCCCTCATAAATCTGGGTGACTCACCTTGTGTGTCAGAGAATTGTTGCAGAAGAACAGTGGGAGgcgtggaggggtgtgtgtgcgtgtggagTAACAAAAGGCCTTTTAGTGGAGTTTACAACTGGCAAGTTCACATTTTAATTTGAGAAAAGAACATTGTTTGCGccttgctgccacctgctggccgATCAAGTTCTGACACGTAATAAATTGGCAACAAGACAAAAGCTGGAGGTGAGGACCTTTTTTTGCATTCACATAGAAACCGGGGCCAAATCCAGAGCTATTCCTCTTCCTACCACACCTCCTGCTTTGCTACATATGCCAGGCCTTTGCTCCGATACAGCCGAACCGTTTCAAGTGTGGTTTCATGGTGAAAATCACCtggaagctgctttgagaccAAATAACCTAATAAAAGGAACAGGAGCCCCATCTCCAAAGCTCTGGGCAAACCAACCGTGTGATCAGTTTTTCTACAGGAAAATAGAAAGCACGAGTTGATGGAAGATTCAGAAGATTTTGGTTTTATTCCTtaattttttgtaaaaataaaaatgagagaatAACTTAAATGGGCAGGGAGCAAACAGTTGAGAGAATCTATTACAGGTTGTGCTGTAATGGGGAAGAAATCCATCTTAAGCGATGTTAAATCCAAAGAAATGGGTCAGCAACTAACATGAAATAGTACGACgagaaaaaaaatctcacagACTATCTAAAGCTAGCAAGGGCAGAGATTTTTATTGCACCAATCTGCTGGTAAGGTTCCATGCCCCTTTCTGGCTAAACGGGAAAACTTGCAGGGCTGGGATAGAATCaaggaagggaccaccagggtcatctagtccagccccccaaatgctcagggctgtgggttcgagccccacattgggcaaaaaattcctgaATAGCCTCAGCGTTCCTAAGGCATCTGCCTAGagcagacatctccaaactaaggcccatgggctggatacggcccaagGGACTCAGTTATCTGGCCCGCGGCgacccccgccacccgctcttactggcatggcaccggaaatagcttgtgcgcacgtGTCATTTCCGGCACACATCCGGGTCCGAGAGTaccatgcacatgcgcacaagctatttcaggTGCTCCGTTGACCCGGAGGTGCGCCGAAAATAGCGTGCACGCACAcgtatgggcgcacgctcccccgcccttcgcgcgattggcgctggaggaaccagcccaaggcttggtaagtttgccgacccctggcctagagctACATGATTTCCAAGTTTTTCCCGAACTTCCGAAAATTGACAAACTTGTGCCTTTTTCTCCTGAACTGGAGGAACACATCACTTACATGTGAAAAGATTTTTCCAGGCAGTgttggagaacctcaggcctagcGGGACAAATGCAGGATTCTGCACCTCTGTGAGTGCACAGAAACATgaatttggagtgggggggggctgtagcCTACATCtatccattgctctgcctacttttacCCCAATCTTACTCATCACTTCCTTTGCCGTCTCCAAAAGGTTCCCCAGAGGGACCAATTCTATGTGTTTTCGCAGTGTCACTGATTTGAGACAAGCCTCGTGGACAGCAACTCGTCCAGAGAGGCGACTAGAGGCTTCCCCCGAGGCCGGGCGTTCTTGTGACCAACTCTGCATCGCAGGTTGAACTACCCTATCACACCTGAAGAGCAGGTGCCACAAAATCAGCCTCCCGGGTGGAAGCTCTTTGGAAGGGCATGAAGCCAGAATGGGGAAGCCTGCAGAGATGCAGCAGGGGCAGCCTGAACTGCGGCTGAATCTTTTCAGGCTCACGGGAACTCAATCCAGGTGCAGCCCTCGAAAGTGGCTTCAGGGCACGACTGCTGCTGGCCACTTTATGTTACTCTTTCTATCCACTGGCGATAGTCCTATATAACAAACTCTACAGAATACTCCATCTGCAAGAATGCTGGGGTTAGCAAAAATGTGTTATGTGAACATGTGAAACCGAGATCTCTGGCCCAGCTAGCTGTTTTCCTTGGTCTCTGAAAGGGGTATTTCCTGGGTCTGAAATCTAGTCCAGGGCATGTGCAGGATCCACTGGAGGGACAATGCCAGAGAACACCTGCCAAAGGGGCTCATTGcggagcagggtttcccaaacttgggtctccagctgtttttggactacaattcccaacatccctgacctgctcgctagggatgatgtgagttgtagtccaaaaactgctggagaccaaagtttggggaaaccctgtTGTAGAGCCTCTTTGAAGTCCACCTGCAGGTGTGGTTTGCATTCAAACTGCTCCTGCAAATTGGCAAAGCAGGGCTTGCTGACAGCAGCAATCGGCTCTGACAGTAAGTCCCACttgcaaaagaaaacacttgTAAGCATGTCCGACTGTTCCTTTGAAGCTGCCTTCTTATCTGTACCTACCTCTGACATCTCATATGATTTCAGGTGGGGGAGTGCACtcaatttagtttgcattttgCGGCAATGCACAGCCATgtcacctgccccctcccccacatgTTAACAGCCGTGCAGCCGAGTCCACGACACAAcccagagcagggctttcagtctGCCGATTCGTATTTCGCAAGAAGACAGAAAACACCTTCAGCGACAATGAAAGAGACGTTGAAATGAGCCCAGGAATTCACAGGCAAAAAAAACACATacaggagaaagggagggagctATTCAACTAGTATGGTGTCAATACTCTCTTGAGAGAGGTCAGGATCCGGCGCGTTTTGCGAATCCACGTGAGCTTGCGAGAGGGCGGTGCTCTTCGCCGGAGTCCAGCTGCTGCCGAGCAGCTGAAATTTAGGGGCTGCCGAGCCGCCGAGCCTCTGGCACCGGCCCAATTTGAAGTGTTTGCCTTTGTGGGTGTACATGTGCTCAAGTAGCTGGCTCTTCCGCAGGAACTTGTGGCCGCAGACCGCGCAGCTGATCTTCCTCTTCCGTGAAAAGGAAAAGTTGCAGTTCAGTTCCACGGGCTCAGAATCCTTGGAAACGAGAGACAGCTGGCCGATGGGCAGAGGCTCCAAGCTGCCGTGAGCAGGGTGCTCCAAGTGGCGCTCGTCCTCTTTCCGGAGGAAGGAGCCGAGCCGGTGGCTTTCCGCAGCCTCGTGGTTTTCGTGCAGGGGCTGCAGCTGGCCAAGGTCGCTGCTTTCCAGGATCGAGGCCGGCACCCCAAACGGCAACGACCCCGAGACATGCGTGAAGAGGTGTTCGCGCAAACTGCTCCGGGATTCGAAGTGCTCCCCGCAGTACTGGCATAAATGGACCTTGAGGTTCGTTCTAGAAAAGGCCGGGCCGCTGACATCCGGGGAGGACGAGGTGTGGCTCTGAGACACCACTTGTTCCGGGTCGCTCTTCTCCTGTTTTATAGTCACGGGAGGGTTCGGAAGCTCCTCTGCCGGCTTCACAGCCGCCGGGAGGGAAGGACGAGAAAGCTGCTGGTCCAAAGAGCCGTCGTCGAGCCCAATAGCCAAAGAGAGCTGCAGCTGGGGGTGATCGCTTTGGCTGGCCGTTCTGCTCCCGAGGCTCCTCGTCAAACTTTCCTTCGCCTGGAGGCCTTCCTTGACGGATTTGTGCGTGGTGGAGATCTGGATGCCGTACAGGTTCGAAGACTGCACGGACTCCGGCGAGAGCATCTGGTTCATTTCGACCGCCATGCGGGAAAGGTAGTCGGCGTGCAGGAAATGGATGCCTTCCTCCAGCCGGGTCTGGTTGACTATTTGTTTGGGTCCTTTCCCGGTGTACATTATATGCAGCAAGTAGCTGAATATGTCGGGTTGGATATCTGTTGGCTGGATCTTTATGCAGTCGCTGCTTGAAACAAAAGAGGAACGTTAGGGAAGCAGATTGCAGCGCAGCCGTTAAGAGTGAAGACAAACATAACAACGAAGAATCCAGCAGAACTTTAAAGACCGACACATTCACTGTGACATAAGAAGCTTTTGTAGATTTTAGTCCACTGCATTAGAAGTATGAAGTGCTATCCTAAGTTGGCATTTTTATATACACATGGGTGCAAAGAAAAAGATGTGTGAGCAATGAGGGGaatgaaattaaatatatatatgtatacaagCTGTCaattataccagtgtttttcaaccactgttccgcggcacactagtgtgccgcgagatgttgcctggtgtgccgtgggaaaaatcgaaaaattactttatatatagtcaatataggcacagagttaaattttttaacattttctaatggtggtgtgcctcgtgatttttttcatgaaacaagtgtgcctttgcccaaaaaaggttgaaaaacactgaattataCTAAAGTTGAGAATGCACAAACAATAAGTACAGTGACCATCCACGAAGCAGTGCTGATGATAATGCAAATGTTCAGGCAATCGTAAGCCAAAACCAGGATTTACACCAGACTCCTCCTACCCTTGAGGAATAGCCAGAAGTCATAACATACTGTGCTTTTGAATAAACCGACGGCATGCAGAAATTTATGGAAGGGGAATTATACTGTGGTTTCTCCTAAGAACGAGttattcttcatttatttatgtgaTTCATTCGTTTCTTGGCTTTACAACTAAAAAAATACCCCACAATTGATTGCTTTTAGAATAACAAGAAGCTGAATATAAATTTTGAGAGGTGACATTTTTGGAAGCGGTCTAACACATTTCTCACTTCTTTCCTTTCATATTTGAGGCAATGTCTGTTCCAATTTCTTAATCTGTATTTTACTTCCTTTTCTAAtgaattaaaaattttaaaatacgGGTGCACCTTCTGGTTTCTAGGATCAAGTTATTTTTCTGAAAACCTACAGCAAGCTTAGTGATGGATGCAGAcacacatctggttggccacaatgaaaacaggatgctggccacAGGCCTGATTCAGCATGCTCTTCTTATGACACACTAACTGGCTTTTTAATC from Lacerta agilis isolate rLacAgi1 chromosome 1, rLacAgi1.pri, whole genome shotgun sequence includes these protein-coding regions:
- the ZBTB25 gene encoding zinc finger and BTB domain-containing protein 25 isoform X3, with translation METASHSLILLQQLNMQREFGFLCDCTVAIGDVYFKAHRAVLAAFSNYFKMIFIHQTSSDCIKIQPTDIQPDIFSYLLHIMYTGKGPKQIVNQTRLEEGIHFLHADYLSRMAVEMNQMLSPESVQSSNLYGIQISTTHKSVKEGLQAKESLTRSLGSRTASQSDHPQLQLSLAIGLDDGSLDQQLSRPSLPAAVKPAEELPNPPVTIKQEKSDPEQVVSQSHTSSSPDVSGPAFSRTNLKVHLCQYCGEHFESRSSLREHLFTHVSGSLPFGVPASILESSDLGQLQPLHENHEAAESHRLGSFLRKEDERHLEHPAHGSLEPLPIGQLSLVSKDSEPVELNCNFSFSRKRKISCAVCGHKFLRKSQLLEHMYTHKGKHFKLGRCQRLGGSAAPKFQLLGSSWTPAKSTALSQAHVDSQNAPDPDLSQESIDTILVE
- the ZBTB25 gene encoding zinc finger and BTB domain-containing protein 25 isoform X2, producing MTPRNTMETASHSLILLQQLNMQREFGFLCDCTVAIGDVYFKAHRAVLAAFSNYFKMIFIHQTSDCIKIQPTDIQPDIFSYLLHIMYTGKGPKQIVNQTRLEEGIHFLHADYLSRMAVEMNQMLSPESVQSSNLYGIQISTTHKSVKEGLQAKESLTRSLGSRTASQSDHPQLQLSLAIGLDDGSLDQQLSRPSLPAAVKPAEELPNPPVTIKQEKSDPEQVVSQSHTSSSPDVSGPAFSRTNLKVHLCQYCGEHFESRSSLREHLFTHVSGSLPFGVPASILESSDLGQLQPLHENHEAAESHRLGSFLRKEDERHLEHPAHGSLEPLPIGQLSLVSKDSEPVELNCNFSFSRKRKISCAVCGHKFLRKSQLLEHMYTHKGKHFKLGRCQRLGGSAAPKFQLLGSSWTPAKSTALSQAHVDSQNAPDPDLSQESIDTILVE
- the ZBTB25 gene encoding zinc finger and BTB domain-containing protein 25 isoform X1, translating into MTPRNTMETASHSLILLQQLNMQREFGFLCDCTVAIGDVYFKAHRAVLAAFSNYFKMIFIHQTSSDCIKIQPTDIQPDIFSYLLHIMYTGKGPKQIVNQTRLEEGIHFLHADYLSRMAVEMNQMLSPESVQSSNLYGIQISTTHKSVKEGLQAKESLTRSLGSRTASQSDHPQLQLSLAIGLDDGSLDQQLSRPSLPAAVKPAEELPNPPVTIKQEKSDPEQVVSQSHTSSSPDVSGPAFSRTNLKVHLCQYCGEHFESRSSLREHLFTHVSGSLPFGVPASILESSDLGQLQPLHENHEAAESHRLGSFLRKEDERHLEHPAHGSLEPLPIGQLSLVSKDSEPVELNCNFSFSRKRKISCAVCGHKFLRKSQLLEHMYTHKGKHFKLGRCQRLGGSAAPKFQLLGSSWTPAKSTALSQAHVDSQNAPDPDLSQESIDTILVE